A single genomic interval of Mucilaginibacter robiniae harbors:
- the lysA gene encoding diaminopimelate decarboxylase, whose protein sequence is MFSSQVIQQLQQHETPFYYYDLNLLQQTLNACHKAAQTYQYHVHYALKANFNLKVLEAVQATGFGADCVSGNEVKAAVAHGFDSGKIVFAGVGKSDKEINAALDVNIFCFNVESVQELLVINDLAAAKNKIARIAIRINPNVDAHTHHHITTGLEENKFGINTWQLDDVLFTLKDCSSLEFIGIHFHVGSQITDLDVFKQLCLRVNELQNWFEQKGLTIKVLNVGGGLGVDYYKPDTNTICDFNDYFKVYHDHLQVKTGQEVHFELGRALVAQCASLIARVLYVKNGQAKNFLVLDAGMTELIRPMLYQAHHEIENLSKQDVTAATVKYDVVGPICESTDCFRTDVPLPESHRGDLMALRTAGAYGEVMASGYNLRDRVESVYSQDAYAGNITLV, encoded by the coding sequence ATGTTTTCATCTCAGGTTATACAACAACTTCAGCAACACGAAACTCCTTTTTACTATTATGATTTAAATTTGCTGCAACAAACACTTAATGCATGCCACAAAGCGGCTCAAACTTACCAGTACCACGTGCACTATGCGTTGAAAGCTAATTTTAATTTAAAAGTTTTGGAAGCTGTGCAAGCTACAGGTTTTGGTGCCGATTGTGTAAGCGGAAATGAGGTGAAGGCTGCTGTTGCACATGGATTTGATTCCGGGAAAATTGTGTTTGCCGGTGTAGGTAAATCGGATAAAGAAATTAATGCAGCACTTGATGTTAATATTTTCTGTTTTAATGTAGAGTCTGTTCAAGAGTTGTTAGTGATTAATGATTTGGCTGCAGCTAAAAACAAAATTGCCCGCATTGCCATTCGTATTAATCCGAATGTTGATGCACATACACATCATCATATTACTACTGGGTTAGAGGAAAATAAGTTTGGTATTAATACCTGGCAGCTGGATGATGTGTTGTTCACCTTAAAAGATTGTTCTAGCTTGGAGTTTATCGGCATTCATTTTCACGTAGGTTCACAAATTACTGATCTGGATGTTTTTAAACAATTATGTCTGCGTGTAAATGAACTGCAAAACTGGTTTGAACAAAAAGGTTTAACCATTAAGGTACTTAACGTAGGAGGTGGATTGGGTGTAGATTATTACAAACCAGATACTAACACTATATGTGATTTTAACGATTACTTCAAAGTTTACCACGATCACTTACAGGTAAAAACCGGACAAGAAGTGCATTTTGAATTAGGCCGTGCTTTGGTAGCGCAATGTGCATCATTAATTGCAAGAGTACTGTATGTTAAAAACGGCCAAGCTAAAAACTTTTTAGTACTGGATGCTGGCATGACGGAACTCATTCGCCCAATGCTTTACCAGGCGCATCACGAAATAGAAAACTTGAGTAAGCAAGATGTTACTGCTGCAACGGTTAAATACGATGTAGTAGGACCAATCTGTGAAAGTACAGATTGCTTCCGCACTGATGTACCTTTACCTGAATCGCATCGTGGCGATTTGATGGCTTTACGTACAGCAGGAGCTTATGGTGAGGTCATGGCTTCTGGTTATAACTTACGAGATCGGGTAGAGAGCGTATATAGCCAGGATGCTTACGCCGGTAACATAACGCTAGTTTAA
- a CDS encoding GH1 family beta-glucosidase, producing MDNTTNNSALQKQHFGPDFTWGVSAAAFQTEGAWADDGKGPSIWDTFTQKKGKIHKQEDARIACDFYNRYREDIDLIKQLGIPNFRFSIAWTRIIPHGTGAVNQAGIAFYNQVIDYCLQQGVQPWITLYHWDLPQALEEQGGWTSRDSVQWFTNFVKVCAQSFGDKVKHWMVMNEPAVFTGAGYFLGIHAPGRTGLKSFLPAVHHVTLSIAAGGRALRELLPDVQIGSTFSCSHVEPLSTKPNDVAAAKRADVLINRLFIEPIMGLGYPATDLPVLKKLEKYMQPGDEELLAFNFDFIGLQNYTREVVKYSFITPYISATLVEAKKRDVPLTEMGWEVYPPAMYEVIKKFSAYSQIKNILITENGAAFKDTVENGEVQDILRTTYLQDNLSQVLKAKKEGCPVNGYFVWTLTDNFEWAEGYRPRFGLIHIDFTTQQRIVKASGNWYQKFLSQ from the coding sequence ATGGATAATACGACCAACAATTCTGCCTTGCAAAAACAACATTTTGGCCCGGATTTTACCTGGGGAGTATCTGCTGCTGCTTTCCAAACTGAAGGAGCATGGGCTGATGATGGCAAAGGTCCATCCATTTGGGATACCTTTACACAGAAAAAAGGTAAAATTCATAAGCAGGAGGATGCCCGTATAGCTTGCGATTTTTATAACCGTTATCGTGAAGATATTGATTTAATTAAGCAGCTAGGTATTCCCAATTTCCGCTTTTCTATCGCTTGGACGCGTATTATACCTCATGGTACAGGTGCGGTTAACCAAGCAGGTATTGCTTTTTATAATCAGGTAATTGATTACTGCCTACAACAAGGTGTTCAGCCCTGGATTACTCTATATCATTGGGATTTACCACAAGCTTTAGAAGAACAAGGCGGCTGGACCAGTCGCGACAGCGTACAATGGTTTACCAACTTTGTTAAGGTTTGTGCACAAAGTTTTGGTGATAAAGTAAAGCATTGGATGGTGATGAATGAACCTGCAGTATTTACCGGTGCAGGATATTTCTTAGGCATTCATGCACCTGGGCGCACCGGATTGAAAAGCTTTTTACCAGCAGTACATCATGTAACTTTAAGTATAGCAGCCGGAGGGAGAGCTTTACGTGAGCTGTTACCAGATGTACAAATTGGCAGTACTTTTTCTTGTTCGCATGTAGAACCTTTGAGTACTAAGCCTAATGATGTAGCTGCGGCAAAGCGTGCTGATGTATTGATTAATCGTTTGTTTATTGAACCTATTATGGGTTTAGGGTATCCAGCAACTGATTTGCCTGTATTAAAGAAATTGGAAAAGTACATGCAACCCGGCGATGAAGAATTGTTGGCTTTCAATTTTGACTTTATAGGTTTACAAAATTATACTCGCGAAGTAGTTAAATACTCATTTATTACGCCTTACATTAGTGCTACCTTAGTGGAAGCTAAAAAACGTGATGTACCTTTAACTGAAATGGGCTGGGAAGTATATCCGCCAGCTATGTATGAGGTGATTAAAAAATTTAGCGCCTACTCGCAGATTAAAAACATCCTGATTACCGAAAATGGTGCTGCCTTTAAGGATACTGTAGAAAATGGCGAAGTTCAGGATATACTACGTACCACCTATCTGCAGGATAATTTGAGTCAGGTGTTAAAAGCAAAAAAAGAAGGTTGTCCGGTAAATGGTTACTTTGTATGGACCTTGACAGATAATTTTGAATGGGCCGAGGGTTACCGTCCACGTTTTGGATTGATACATATTGATTTTACTACGCAACAACGTATTGTTAAAGCATCGGGTAACTGGTACCAAAAATTTTTAAGCCAATAG
- the folB gene encoding dihydroneopterin aldolase, with translation MIKVSLHGAEFFARHGYYPEEQILGNRFVVDIDAEFTPDDALHQDQLNNTINYEHLYLIAQQEMQVARQLLETVAQSIMDQLLAQFVYLEKLSVRVKKLNPPLGGVVAASSVTIIYQKPV, from the coding sequence ATGATTAAGGTGAGTTTACATGGTGCCGAATTTTTTGCGAGGCATGGCTATTATCCGGAAGAGCAGATTTTAGGCAATCGATTTGTTGTAGATATTGATGCAGAGTTTACACCTGATGATGCCCTTCATCAGGATCAACTAAACAATACCATTAATTATGAACACTTATACCTGATCGCTCAACAAGAAATGCAAGTAGCTCGCCAGTTGCTGGAAACGGTTGCGCAATCCATAATGGATCAACTATTAGCCCAATTTGTCTACCTTGAAAAGCTGAGTGTCAGGGTTAAAAAGCTAAATCCACCTTTAGGAGGCGTAGTAGCAGCTTCAAGCGTTACAATTATTTATCAAAAACCAGTATAG
- a CDS encoding acyl-CoA thioesterase has translation MTEDLTNYKYKTNLPIRFSDIDAYGNVSNTIYLTYFEITRLNYWRDVVQWDWNNTGVILGRSEINYLKPITIHDQITCYIRVSRIGNSSFDVMYVLVKNTTDGEEICTTGKTVCISYDYKANKSIPIPRAERQRMIEYDEPGLITNTN, from the coding sequence ATGACTGAAGATTTAACTAATTATAAGTATAAAACGAATTTACCCATTCGATTTTCAGATATTGATGCTTACGGGAACGTAAGTAACACTATATATTTAACCTATTTTGAAATTACTAGGTTGAATTATTGGCGAGATGTAGTACAATGGGATTGGAACAATACCGGTGTTATTTTAGGTAGATCAGAAATAAATTATTTAAAGCCTATAACCATCCATGATCAGATTACTTGTTACATACGTGTTTCGCGTATTGGTAACAGCAGTTTTGATGTAATGTATGTACTGGTAAAAAACACAACTGATGGCGAAGAAATTTGCACTACGGGAAAAACCGTTTGCATTAGTTATGATTACAAAGCTAACAAATCGATACCCATACCTAGGGCTGAACGTCAGCGTATGATTGAGTATGACGAACCTGGCCTCATTACGAATACTAATTAA
- a CDS encoding Hsp20/alpha crystallin family protein, whose protein sequence is MTLVNFKNGNRNALVNPLFKDVFNPFFNEAFSNAPQYNKVPAVNIAETEKGFAIELAVPGLKKEDFKINLDKNVLSVSAEVKAEEATETKKYNNKEFSYYSFKRSFNLPETVDQSSIDAQYVDGVLTLSVAKKEEARLQTREIAVK, encoded by the coding sequence ATGACATTAGTGAATTTTAAAAACGGAAATAGAAATGCTTTGGTGAACCCTTTATTTAAAGATGTGTTCAATCCTTTTTTCAACGAAGCTTTTTCAAATGCACCTCAATACAATAAAGTTCCGGCTGTAAATATTGCCGAAACTGAAAAAGGTTTTGCTATTGAATTAGCTGTTCCAGGTTTGAAGAAAGAGGACTTCAAAATTAATTTAGATAAAAACGTTTTAAGCGTATCTGCTGAGGTGAAAGCTGAAGAAGCTACCGAAACTAAAAAATATAACAATAAAGAGTTTAGTTATTATTCATTTAAACGTTCATTTAACTTACCTGAAACTGTTGACCAATCATCTATTGATGCTCAATATGTAGATGGTGTTTTAACCCTAAGTGTAGCTAAGAAAGAAGAAGCTCGATTACAAACCCGTGAAATTGCGGTAAAGTAA
- a CDS encoding YajQ family cyclic di-GMP-binding protein, protein MPSFDIVSKIDAQTLDNAINNAKKEILNRFDFNDSKSTVDLDKKTNEVTIVTENEMRLKAIQDSIISRMIKQQLDPKALDFGKEQYASGNMIRKEITIKEGIDKEAAKKIVKKIKDSGLKVQVSIMDDQVRVQAKKIDDLQAVISLCRNEDFGQPLQYINMRS, encoded by the coding sequence ATGCCTTCATTTGATATTGTTAGCAAAATAGATGCGCAAACATTGGATAACGCCATCAACAACGCCAAAAAAGAAATTTTAAACCGCTTTGACTTTAATGACTCTAAAAGCACGGTTGACTTGGATAAGAAAACTAATGAGGTAACTATTGTTACTGAGAATGAGATGCGGTTGAAAGCCATTCAAGATTCTATCATCAGCCGCATGATTAAACAACAGCTTGATCCTAAAGCCCTCGACTTTGGTAAAGAACAGTACGCATCGGGCAACATGATCCGTAAAGAGATTACTATTAAGGAAGGTATTGATAAAGAGGCTGCCAAAAAGATCGTTAAGAAGATAAAAGATAGCGGATTGAAAGTTCAGGTTTCCATTATGGATGATCAAGTTCGTGTACAGGCTAAAAAAATTGATGATTTACAAGCTGTAATCAGTTTGTGTCGTAATGAAGATTTTGGGCAACCGCTTCAGTATATTAATATGAGAAGCTAA
- the ppk1 gene encoding polyphosphate kinase 1: MAHKHIPLINREISWLYFNDRVLQEAADPTVPLIDRIKFLAIFSSNLDEFYRVRVATLNRLSNLNEKAKALLGYNPKKVLNQIKNLVVKLEHKFNNLYDNIIIKQLAEHKIFILNEKQLNVNRGLFVKKYFREKLLSTLVPVMLDDQQTLPELRDRAIYFLVKLTKGKKDRLALIELPDDLSRFLVLPETNQLKFIIMVDDIIRYNLEDIFFIFEYDSIEAYSIQLTRDAELDLDKEVSEKFIDALAKSLQKRRKGKPMRLLYDANMPAEMLNYLNARVGLSSDSLIPANKYQNFKDFINFPNVGGPELEYPRIANLPVPGLSVGKSLINLIATQDFLVSTPYQSYDYIILFLREAAIDPKVKQIDISLYRLASNSRVVHALINAAKNGKKVNCLIELRARFDEQNNINWTRRLEEEGINVIHGISGYKVHAKICLVTRMEKGKPAYYACLSTGNYNEKTAQIYADHTLLTANKKLTGDLVHVFRAINKGVLPKDVKNLIVSPVDSRPAIYKLIDNEIKNAKAGKPAYMILKMNSLADEQIIAKLYEASNAGVKINLIVRGMCCLVPGVKNFSTNIKVISIVDKYLEHARVHIFANGGQELFFLTSADFMTRNIDNRVEVGFPVYDASLQQQIRDMINLQLHDNTKAREITITNTNKYRKAKNGTNHRAQIETYDYLKQLKTITP; this comes from the coding sequence ATGGCTCATAAACATATACCTTTAATTAATCGCGAAATCAGCTGGCTGTACTTCAATGATCGTGTTTTGCAGGAGGCAGCAGATCCCACTGTACCGCTGATTGATCGAATAAAGTTCTTGGCCATATTCTCCTCTAACCTGGATGAATTTTACCGGGTTAGGGTAGCTACTTTAAACAGGTTGTCGAACCTGAACGAAAAAGCAAAAGCATTGCTGGGGTACAATCCCAAAAAAGTTCTTAATCAAATTAAAAACTTGGTTGTAAAGCTGGAGCATAAGTTTAATAATCTGTACGATAATATTATTATTAAACAACTAGCTGAACATAAAATTTTCATTCTTAATGAAAAGCAATTGAATGTAAACCGGGGCTTGTTTGTGAAAAAATATTTTCGCGAAAAGCTGTTATCAACACTGGTACCGGTTATGTTGGATGATCAGCAAACACTGCCCGAACTGCGTGATCGTGCTATTTACTTTCTGGTAAAACTAACGAAAGGTAAAAAAGATCGTTTGGCTTTAATTGAATTACCTGATGATTTATCCCGATTTTTAGTTTTACCCGAAACCAATCAGCTTAAGTTCATCATCATGGTAGATGATATTATCCGGTACAATCTGGAAGATATCTTCTTCATATTTGAATATGATAGTATTGAAGCGTATTCCATACAGCTTACACGTGATGCAGAACTGGATCTGGATAAAGAAGTAAGCGAAAAGTTTATTGACGCCTTGGCTAAAAGCTTGCAAAAACGCCGTAAGGGTAAACCCATGCGGCTACTGTATGATGCTAATATGCCAGCCGAAATGTTAAACTATCTTAATGCTCGTGTCGGATTAAGTTCTGATAGTTTGATTCCAGCTAACAAATACCAAAATTTTAAGGATTTTATTAATTTTCCAAATGTGGGTGGGCCTGAGTTGGAGTACCCACGCATAGCCAATTTGCCGGTACCAGGATTGTCTGTTGGTAAGAGCTTGATTAATTTAATAGCCACTCAGGATTTTCTAGTGAGTACACCTTATCAATCCTACGATTACATAATCTTGTTTTTACGTGAGGCTGCTATCGACCCTAAGGTAAAGCAAATTGACATCAGCTTATATCGGCTAGCTTCCAATTCAAGAGTAGTGCATGCATTAATAAATGCGGCTAAAAACGGTAAAAAAGTAAATTGCCTGATTGAATTACGTGCTCGCTTTGATGAACAGAACAACATTAACTGGACAAGGCGACTGGAAGAAGAAGGCATTAACGTGATACATGGTATATCTGGCTATAAGGTACATGCCAAAATATGTTTAGTTACACGAATGGAAAAAGGAAAGCCCGCGTATTATGCCTGTCTTTCTACCGGGAACTACAACGAGAAAACTGCTCAAATTTATGCCGATCATACTTTGCTAACGGCGAACAAAAAATTAACCGGCGATTTGGTACATGTATTTCGGGCTATAAACAAAGGTGTTCTGCCTAAAGATGTCAAAAACCTCATTGTATCACCAGTTGATTCGCGCCCTGCAATTTATAAGTTGATTGACAACGAAATAAAAAATGCTAAAGCAGGTAAGCCAGCTTACATGATATTGAAAATGAACAGTCTGGCTGATGAGCAGATAATTGCCAAACTGTATGAAGCCAGCAATGCAGGCGTTAAAATTAATTTGATTGTAAGAGGAATGTGTTGCCTGGTACCAGGGGTTAAAAATTTCAGTACAAACATCAAAGTAATAAGCATTGTTGATAAATATTTGGAGCATGCCCGGGTACATATATTTGCCAACGGCGGTCAGGAACTATTTTTTTTAACTTCGGCCGATTTCATGACACGCAATATTGATAACAGGGTAGAAGTGGGTTTCCCGGTATATGATGCTTCTTTACAGCAACAGATACGGGACATGATTAATTTGCAGCTTCATGATAATACCAAAGCCCGTGAAATTACCATAACCAATACTAACAAGTACCGCAAAGCTAAAAATGGTACCAATCATCGGGCACAGATTGAAACCTATGATTATTTAAAACAACTTAAAACCATAACACCTTGA
- a CDS encoding Ppx/GppA phosphatase family protein: MRYGAIDTGSNAVRLLIADIIDNDGKISFKKNTLIRVPLRLGDDAFLHQHISDKKADDLVKTMSAFKNLMDVYRVEDYMACATSAMREAKNGPEIIKRIQEEANLNLEIVQGEREANIIYASHTNVNLDENKNYLYIDVGGGSTELTVFSDGELLAAQSFNIGTIRILDNQDKDETWKEMNEFIRQHTRRFKTLYGVGTGGNINKLFKLSELKDDEALSYSKLKSLYSYLSSYSLKDRINVLKLNQDRADVIIPACEIYTTVMKWANIKNIYVPSIGMADGIIQTLIEKNLSK; the protein is encoded by the coding sequence TTGAGATACGGAGCAATTGACACAGGTTCGAACGCTGTTCGATTACTGATAGCCGACATTATTGATAATGACGGTAAAATTTCATTTAAAAAGAACACGCTCATTCGTGTGCCTTTACGCTTAGGTGATGATGCCTTTTTACATCAGCACATCTCTGATAAAAAAGCAGATGATTTGGTAAAAACAATGTCGGCTTTCAAGAACTTGATGGATGTATATAGGGTAGAAGATTATATGGCTTGTGCCACATCAGCCATGCGCGAAGCTAAAAACGGGCCCGAAATCATCAAGCGCATTCAAGAAGAAGCGAATTTAAATCTGGAGATTGTTCAGGGCGAGCGTGAAGCCAACATCATTTATGCAAGCCATACCAATGTTAATCTGGATGAAAATAAAAACTACCTGTACATTGACGTAGGCGGCGGTAGTACTGAATTAACTGTCTTCTCAGACGGTGAATTATTAGCAGCGCAATCGTTCAACATTGGAACCATTCGTATTCTGGATAATCAAGATAAAGATGAAACCTGGAAAGAAATGAATGAGTTCATCCGTCAACATACCCGTAGGTTTAAAACGCTGTATGGTGTGGGTACCGGTGGTAATATCAATAAGTTGTTTAAGCTGTCGGAGTTAAAAGATGATGAGGCCTTAAGTTATAGCAAACTTAAATCGTTATATAGTTATTTAAGTTCTTATTCATTAAAAGATCGTATTAATGTATTGAAGCTTAATCAAGATCGGGCAGATGTAATTATTCCGGCTTGCGAAATTTATACTACGGTAATGAAGTGGGCTAATATAAAAAACATCTATGTGCCGAGCATTGGAATGGCTGATGGTATTATTCAAACATTAATTGAGAAAAACCTTTCAAAATAA
- a CDS encoding UbiX family flavin prenyltransferase, with product MKKKIVVAITGASGAIYARLLLMQLQKLSSQIAEVGIVMSKNAQDVWVYELDSKDYFDFPFTYYDKHDFMAPFASGSARYDTMVIVPCSMGTLGRIAAGMSDDLITRAADVILKERRKLILVARDTPLNLIHIRNMKTVTEAGGIICPATPSFYSKPITVEDVALTVVHRIVDLIGLEQESYRWSEDE from the coding sequence ATGAAGAAAAAGATTGTAGTGGCTATAACAGGAGCCAGCGGTGCTATATATGCGCGGCTCTTACTCATGCAATTACAAAAGCTAAGCAGCCAAATAGCCGAGGTCGGAATTGTGATGAGCAAAAACGCTCAGGATGTTTGGGTATATGAACTGGATAGCAAAGATTATTTTGATTTTCCTTTTACCTACTATGATAAGCACGATTTCATGGCTCCTTTTGCATCAGGCTCTGCGCGATATGATACTATGGTTATTGTACCCTGTTCAATGGGAACACTGGGGCGCATAGCCGCCGGCATGTCTGACGATTTAATTACTCGTGCAGCCGACGTAATTTTGAAAGAACGTCGTAAACTCATTCTGGTAGCACGCGATACTCCTTTAAATCTGATTCACATTCGTAATATGAAAACTGTTACTGAAGCTGGTGGAATCATTTGTCCGGCAACACCCTCATTTTACAGTAAACCAATTACTGTTGAGGATGTGGCTCTAACTGTTGTACATCGGATAGTTGATCTGATCGGATTGGAGCAAGAGAGCTATCGCTGGAGTGAGGATGAATAA
- a CDS encoding PH domain-containing protein has translation MSFVEKNLTANERVQYTGKIHWYVYARTFFIFAIMALVIKSSYALGGFLFFLGIISLLSNIVLSKTTEFVVTNRRVILKTGFLKRKFIELQLNRAEGLVVEQSILGRMFNFGSVKIATGGVAESFPFLANPFGFKKEVNQAIENSVVLATAPQAY, from the coding sequence ATGAGCTTCGTAGAAAAGAATTTAACAGCTAACGAACGTGTACAGTACACTGGTAAAATCCATTGGTATGTTTATGCACGAACATTCTTCATTTTTGCTATTATGGCATTAGTAATTAAGTCTTCATATGCATTAGGGGGCTTTTTGTTTTTCTTAGGTATAATTAGTTTGTTATCTAACATTGTGCTTTCAAAAACAACCGAATTTGTGGTTACTAATCGTAGAGTTATTTTAAAAACAGGATTTTTAAAAAGGAAGTTTATTGAGTTACAATTAAACAGAGCAGAAGGGCTTGTAGTTGAGCAAAGCATTCTTGGCAGAATGTTTAACTTTGGTAGTGTAAAAATTGCTACAGGTGGTGTAGCCGAATCATTCCCGTTTCTTGCTAATCCATTTGGTTTTAAGAAAGAAGTTAATCAAGCTATTGAGAACTCTGTAGTGCTAGCTACTGCTCCACAAGCTTATTAA
- the mtaB gene encoding tRNA (N(6)-L-threonylcarbamoyladenosine(37)-C(2))-methylthiotransferase MtaB yields MNKKVAFYTLGCKLNYSESSAMGRLFTQAGYQIVEFTDIPDVYVINTCSVTENADKKCKKIVKEALKISPDAYVTIVGCYAQLKPQEIAEIPGVDMVLGAAEKFQLVDYITDLTKQPKTLVYNQPVSEANQFVASYSIGDRTRTFLKVQDGCDYSCSFCTIPLARGGSRSDTIEHAIAQAKQIAASGVKEIVLTGVNLGDFGIRNGERQDKFVDLVKALDRVEGIDRIRISSIEPNLLTDEIIEFVASSQRFVPHFHIPLQSGSNKILGLMRRRYRRELYADRVAKIKQLMPDCCIGVDVIVGFPGETREDFLDTYNFLNELNISYLHVFTYSERENTLAAEMEGTVPGSTRADRSKMLHILSDKKRRAFYATQIGEDSEVLFEGDNKDGYMHGFTRNYVKVKAKYDPVLVNELKTVKLTAVGSDGDVEITESEEILVH; encoded by the coding sequence ATGAACAAGAAAGTTGCTTTTTATACCTTAGGCTGTAAGCTGAATTATTCAGAATCGTCAGCAATGGGACGCCTGTTTACACAGGCCGGGTACCAGATTGTAGAATTTACCGACATTCCCGATGTATACGTAATTAATACCTGTTCGGTAACTGAAAATGCAGATAAGAAGTGTAAGAAAATTGTTAAAGAGGCACTTAAAATATCCCCTGATGCTTATGTAACTATTGTAGGTTGCTATGCGCAGTTGAAACCACAAGAAATAGCTGAAATACCAGGTGTGGATATGGTGTTAGGCGCTGCTGAAAAGTTTCAGCTAGTTGATTATATCACCGACTTAACTAAGCAACCAAAAACGCTGGTGTATAACCAGCCGGTTTCTGAAGCTAACCAGTTTGTAGCTTCTTATTCCATTGGCGATCGTACCCGTACATTCTTGAAAGTGCAGGATGGGTGTGATTACTCTTGTTCATTTTGTACTATTCCACTAGCTCGTGGCGGCAGCCGAAGCGACACTATTGAACATGCCATAGCCCAAGCCAAGCAAATAGCAGCCTCAGGCGTTAAAGAAATTGTGTTAACCGGTGTAAACTTAGGCGATTTTGGTATCCGCAATGGTGAACGGCAAGACAAGTTTGTTGACTTAGTGAAAGCACTGGACAGGGTAGAAGGTATAGATCGTATTCGTATTTCATCTATTGAACCAAACTTACTTACGGATGAGATCATTGAGTTTGTGGCATCATCTCAACGGTTTGTGCCGCATTTCCATATTCCCCTTCAATCGGGCTCAAATAAAATTCTGGGTTTAATGCGACGTCGGTACCGCAGAGAATTGTATGCCGATCGGGTAGCAAAAATAAAACAGTTAATGCCTGATTGTTGCATTGGTGTAGATGTGATTGTTGGTTTTCCAGGTGAAACTCGCGAAGATTTTTTGGATACCTACAATTTTCTGAATGAATTAAATATATCTTACTTGCACGTATTTACATATTCTGAACGTGAAAATACATTAGCTGCCGAGATGGAGGGCACTGTACCTGGTTCTACTCGTGCTGACCGTAGTAAGATGTTACATATTCTTTCAGATAAAAAGCGTCGGGCCTTTTATGCAACCCAAATAGGTGAAGATAGCGAAGTATTGTTTGAAGGTGATAATAAAGACGGCTATATGCATGGCTTCACCCGTAACTACGTTAAAGTGAAAGCCAAGTATGATCCTGTTCTGGTTAACGAACTAAAAACGGTGAAGTTAACAGCTGTAGGCTCTGATGGCGACGTTGAAATTACTGAGAGCGAAGAAATATTAGTTCATTAA